AAAAAAGAAATGTTTTATACAACTTTACCCTTATCAAATAAAAAGAAAATGAGGAAATAGATCAGCTCGAATAAATGACGGGAGCGTAATCAATAACCTTAATTTCGGGAGAGATCTTACCATTCCAGTTTCCAAGTTTGGCTTCGACCACCAGTTGTATATCAACGCCAGTTGCTAAAAACTCTTCGAAAATATCGGCCATGCCAAAAGCGGTCACCCAGACATCTCGAGCATTTTCTAAGAGCAAAACTTTTGCATGTCCCTGGGACAAGTCCTTACCCATACGTTTAACGTGTTTCACCTGCGCAGGTCCAACAAGCCAACGTGTCCTTGGATTTTCAACACCATAGGGTTCGAACTGCTCTAATTTTCGCAAAAAATGCGGGCTCATATCATTGAGTGACAAAATACCATCGACATGCAAAAGAGGAATTTTGTCTTGAGCTAGTATGATCTCACCAGCTTTTTTTGCAAGATATTCTCTTAACCAAGGAAGCTTTTCTGGCGCAAGTGTCAATCCCACTGCATGGAAATGACCACCAAACGAGATGAACTCATGCCTCACTTCATTGAGAACAGAAAAGAGATCGAAAGAATGTGTCGATCTTCCACTCCCTTTTAGTTTGCCATCAAGTGTCCCAAAAACCAAAACTGGACGATAAAATTTATCGAGCACACGGGTGGCAACAAGCCCCACAACCCCAGGGTGCCAGTCTTCTTTGTGCAAGACCAAAGCTTCAGGAAGTTCTGCTAGAGCAGCCACTTGTGCAAGAGCTTCTTGGGTGAAAGCTTTTTCAAGCTGTTGCCGCTCTGAGTTTTCCGCATGTAAAAATTGCGCCATTTCTAAAATATTTTGATCTTCATTAGTATAAAGGATGTCTACACTACGCAATGCATTGCCCAAACGACCAGCTGCATTGAGACGTGGGCCAATTTTAAAGCCAACATCGACAGAATCGATTTTGGAGTTTTCGTTCCAACCTGCAAGTTTAAGCAGATGAAATAAACCCAAGCGGTTACCGTTTTGGATATTTTGGCTTAAGACTTCAAGGCCAACTTTACACAACGTATGATTGACTCCAGTTAAAGGTGCCATATCTGCAATTGTGCCAAGAGCAACATAGTCTAAATAATTTTTTAGGTTAATGGGGCAGGCCATCCCCTGCTCACGCAAAAGCGCACGCAAAGCAATCATGAGATAAAAAGCAACGCCGACACCAGCAAGCATGCGATAAGGAAACAAACAATCTTTTTGCTTAGGATTTAATATTGCAAAAGCATTTGGGAGAGTAGGAGGAATATCATGATGATCCGTAATAATAACATCGAGATTTAAAGACAAAGCATGTTCGCATGCATCGACCGCAGCAATCCCATTATCTACAGTAATGACAAGGGTTGTTCCCTTGTCAGCTATTTTTTGCAAGCCAATTTTATTTAAGCCATATCCTTCAACGAGACGATCAGGAATATATACATCAACTGGATAGTTTATATCAGTAAAAAAATGCTTAAGCATGGCACAAGATGTTGTGCCATCTACATCATAATCACCAAAAATAGTTATTTTTTCTTTTTTCTGCATCGCAGAAACAATGCGCTCTGCAGCTTTACGAATATCTTTTAATGACCAAGGTTCTGGTAACAGAGAAAGAGGTGATGCATCCTCTTTCATTGTTTTTCCATCAAGCAAAGAAACTTTTTTTTGCGAAATATATTGGTCAATTTCTTTACCATTTTCTGCAAAAATCTTTCTTAATTTCCAAGTAAACCGACTTGTTATACATAAATTTTCTTTATTTAAAATAAAATTTTGTGAAGTCAATTTACTTTGAGAAAGAACTGCTAATTCCATTTATTTTTTATCCTGCGGAACTTTTTTTCTAACATTTATAGGTGGTGCATAGTCTTTTGGCCGTACTTCTTTTGCTAATTCTTTCGCATCTTTTTTCTTCCAGCCTAATTTATTAAGGTAACCATCCATCATAAGAGTTAAAGGTGCAGCAACATAAATAGATGAGTACGTACCGACCACTATACCCACAAGCATTGTGATAGCAAAGTCTTCAATAGATCCGCCCCCTAAAATAGAAAGCACAAGAAGAGCTAATATACCTGTGGTTGATGTTAAAATAGTGCGGTTCATGGTTTGACTGATACTGCGATTTACCACATCAATCATGGGCATTTTGGGTTGCAGTGTGCGTGTTTCACGAATTCGGTCATAAACAATCACAGTGTCATTAATGGAATATCCAACAATTGTTAAAAATGCAGCGATAGAAACTGTGGTAAATGGACGACCAAATAAGGTCATCACTCCAAGAGCTATCACAACGTTGTGCACAAGGCAGAGAACTGCACCTGGAGCAAAACGCGAGTCAAAACGAAACGCAATATAAATAAGAATACCTATGCAAGAAAGTAACAAAGCCATATAACCTTTGTACTCGTCTTCTTTTCCAACTTTCCCAGAGATATTAGTAATCGAGGCTATCTGGATTTTTTCAGCACCAAATTCAGCTTTTAATGCGCTTACCAATTTGTCTGCGCGGTTTGTCGTAGCACTTTCATCTTGCCCTTTCTCACGTTGCATTCGGACAATATAAGACTCTGAATTGTCTTTACGGGCAGCAAGTGAGCCATACGTAGTGATTTCTGCATGATTAATTCCGGCTTTAGTAACAGCTTCATGCAATTGTTCACGGGTTATTGACTTGTTAAGGACATTGACTTGAATTTCAGCACCACCTAAGAAGTCGATACTGTAATTCAAACCTTTTATTCCAATGATTAATAAAGAAACAGCTACAAGAAAAACAGATATTCCGACTGTTACTTTACGCCATTTCATAAAATCAAAAAAATAATTGTGTGGGAAAACTTGAATATTTCCAATTTTAAAAGCCATAATCGTTTTCCTCTTTTTTAACCAAATCTTTTTAATTTCGTTTTTTCAACCAACCACTGGCCAATGACTTCAGTTACATAATAAGAAGTAAATAAAGTACAAATAATACCAGCTAACAATGTAACAGCGAAGCCTTTTACAGTTGGATTGCCATAAATAATAAGCACAATCCCTGCAACAGCAGAAGTAAAGTGAGCATCAATTAATGTACGAAAACTCGTATGGTATCCTTTGTAGAACGCTTGTTTTTGTGAAAATCCAGAACGAATTTCTTCACGAATACGCTCATTGATAACTACGTTGCCATCCACTGCTATCGCCATTGTCAGCACAATTCCGGCAATACCAGGTAAAGTTAAAGTAGCGCCAAATAAGGCCATGAATGCTAAAATAAGCAGAACATTAAAGAGCATGGCAATATTTGCAACCAATCCAGAAATTCCATAAATAACAAGCATAATAACGATCACTAATATGCCAGCAATGATTGTGGAAATAATACCGGAATGAATATTTTGCGCACCTTCACTTGGACCAATTTGTCTTTCTTCGACAACTTTTACAGATGCAGGAAGAGCGCCCGCACGTAATACCAAAG
The DNA window shown above is from Fluviispira vulneris and carries:
- the recJ gene encoding single-stranded-DNA-specific exonuclease RecJ, with the protein product MELAVLSQSKLTSQNFILNKENLCITSRFTWKLRKIFAENGKEIDQYISQKKVSLLDGKTMKEDASPLSLLPEPWSLKDIRKAAERIVSAMQKKEKITIFGDYDVDGTTSCAMLKHFFTDINYPVDVYIPDRLVEGYGLNKIGLQKIADKGTTLVITVDNGIAAVDACEHALSLNLDVIITDHHDIPPTLPNAFAILNPKQKDCLFPYRMLAGVGVAFYLMIALRALLREQGMACPINLKNYLDYVALGTIADMAPLTGVNHTLCKVGLEVLSQNIQNGNRLGLFHLLKLAGWNENSKIDSVDVGFKIGPRLNAAGRLGNALRSVDILYTNEDQNILEMAQFLHAENSERQQLEKAFTQEALAQVAALAELPEALVLHKEDWHPGVVGLVATRVLDKFYRPVLVFGTLDGKLKGSGRSTHSFDLFSVLNEVRHEFISFGGHFHAVGLTLAPEKLPWLREYLAKKAGEIILAQDKIPLLHVDGILSLNDMSPHFLRKLEQFEPYGVENPRTRWLVGPAQVKHVKRMGKDLSQGHAKVLLLENARDVWVTAFGMADIFEEFLATGVDIQLVVEAKLGNWNGKISPEIKVIDYAPVIYSS
- the secF gene encoding protein translocase subunit SecF, coding for MAFKIGNIQVFPHNYFFDFMKWRKVTVGISVFLVAVSLLIIGIKGLNYSIDFLGGAEIQVNVLNKSITREQLHEAVTKAGINHAEITTYGSLAARKDNSESYIVRMQREKGQDESATTNRADKLVSALKAEFGAEKIQIASITNISGKVGKEDEYKGYMALLLSCIGILIYIAFRFDSRFAPGAVLCLVHNVVIALGVMTLFGRPFTTVSIAAFLTIVGYSINDTVIVYDRIRETRTLQPKMPMIDVVNRSISQTMNRTILTSTTGILALLVLSILGGGSIEDFAITMLVGIVVGTYSSIYVAAPLTLMMDGYLNKLGWKKKDAKELAKEVRPKDYAPPINVRKKVPQDKK